One region of Baekduia soli genomic DNA includes:
- a CDS encoding ornithine cyclodeaminase family protein has product MTDVLILGQAEVAALLDLDELLPALADALRALSAGRASVPPRVGASAAQGLLAAMPVALAGVALATKLVSVFPANHERGLPSHQALIAVFDEETGTLQTLMDGTHITAVRTGAAAAVAADALARPDASVLAILGAGVQGRSHLEAFTRIRGLSDIRVASRTAAHADALAAAHPAARSVATFEAAVRGADIVCCCTDARAPILDAAWLAPGTHVSSVGGTFGPELDAATVAAAQVFAEWRGAAEHAPPAGAHELQGLDPEAVTEIGEVLAGTRPGRADAAALTVYKSTGHAVEDAAAAALVDRRARASGAGHTVVL; this is encoded by the coding sequence ATGACCGACGTCCTCATCCTCGGCCAGGCCGAGGTCGCCGCGCTGCTGGACCTCGACGAGCTCCTCCCTGCGCTCGCCGACGCCCTCCGGGCGCTGAGCGCCGGGCGCGCGTCGGTCCCGCCGCGCGTCGGAGCGAGCGCCGCGCAGGGCCTGCTCGCCGCGATGCCCGTCGCGCTGGCCGGCGTCGCGCTGGCCACCAAGCTCGTCAGCGTCTTCCCCGCCAACCACGAGCGCGGGCTGCCCTCCCACCAGGCCCTCATCGCCGTCTTCGACGAGGAGACCGGCACGCTGCAGACGCTGATGGACGGCACCCACATCACCGCCGTGCGCACGGGCGCCGCCGCCGCCGTGGCGGCCGACGCGCTCGCCCGGCCCGACGCAAGCGTGCTGGCCATCCTCGGCGCGGGCGTCCAGGGCCGGTCGCACCTCGAGGCGTTCACGCGGATCCGCGGGTTATCCGACATCCGCGTCGCCTCGCGCACCGCCGCGCACGCCGACGCGCTCGCGGCGGCCCACCCGGCCGCGCGCAGCGTCGCCACGTTCGAGGCGGCCGTCCGCGGCGCCGACATCGTGTGCTGCTGCACCGACGCCCGCGCGCCGATCCTCGACGCGGCGTGGCTGGCCCCCGGCACCCACGTCAGCTCGGTCGGCGGGACCTTCGGGCCCGAGCTCGACGCCGCCACCGTCGCCGCCGCGCAGGTCTTCGCCGAGTGGCGCGGCGCCGCCGAGCACGCGCCCCCGGCGGGCGCCCACGAGCTGCAGGGCCTCGATCCCGAGGCGGTCACCGAGATCGGCGAGGTGCTCGCGGGCACGCGTCCCGGCCGCGCCGACGCCGCCGCGCTCACCGTCTACAAGTCCACGGGCCACGCCGTGGAGGACGCCGCGGCCGCCGCGCTCGTCGACCGCCGCGCCCGGGCCTCCGGCGCCGGTCACACCGTCGTCCTCTGA
- a CDS encoding SDR family oxidoreductase — protein MEVDVTDQASVAGALREVAERHGRVDLVVNAASPYGGSRSGPFGGGPLAEAGPSGFEDWSAMPVRGAFAFLSASARFLADQGGEATVVQVTGGSSRRAMAGRGLWAAGAFGVRALTQAAALELRAQGIHVALLVVDAVIDRSGGDDAGSADPASLADAVAYLAGQSPRAMTHELQVTPALDQWVP, from the coding sequence TTGGAGGTCGACGTCACGGACCAGGCCTCCGTCGCGGGGGCGCTCCGCGAGGTCGCCGAGCGCCATGGGCGCGTCGACCTGGTGGTCAACGCCGCATCGCCCTACGGCGGCAGCCGCTCGGGCCCGTTCGGCGGCGGGCCGCTCGCCGAGGCGGGCCCCTCGGGCTTCGAGGACTGGTCGGCGATGCCGGTGCGCGGGGCCTTCGCGTTCCTCAGCGCGTCGGCGCGCTTCCTGGCCGACCAGGGCGGGGAGGCGACCGTCGTGCAGGTCACGGGCGGGTCGTCGCGGCGCGCGATGGCCGGGCGCGGCCTGTGGGCCGCGGGCGCCTTCGGCGTGCGCGCGCTCACGCAGGCCGCGGCGCTCGAGCTGCGCGCGCAGGGCATCCACGTCGCGCTGCTCGTCGTCGACGCGGTCATCGACCGCTCGGGCGGCGACGACGCGGGCAGCGCCGACCCCGCCAGCCTGGCCGACGCCGTCGCCTACCTGGCGGGGCAGAGCCCGCGCGCGATGACGCACGAGCTGCAGGTCACGCCCGCGCTGGACCAGTGGGTGCCGTGA
- a CDS encoding GNAT family N-acetyltransferase, producing the protein MLRRLTTADAEAFAAHVEADLEHLGAYLPWPARTADAAGAADWLRPYEHAEDGRVVAAGAWLEGRLAGGGVLFHHDAAQANMELGIWMTTGAEGRGVAAAVCRALLRLARDELGARRLEWRSATANVRSRRLAQRLGFTHEGTLRSSYVLRGERLDVDVLSLVGTEIDAAAGVTAPTGPARA; encoded by the coding sequence GTGCTGCGCCGCCTGACCACGGCCGACGCCGAGGCCTTTGCCGCGCACGTCGAGGCGGACCTCGAGCACCTCGGCGCCTACCTGCCCTGGCCGGCGCGGACCGCCGACGCGGCGGGCGCCGCGGACTGGCTGCGCCCCTACGAGCACGCCGAGGACGGGCGCGTCGTCGCCGCGGGCGCCTGGCTGGAGGGGCGGCTGGCGGGCGGCGGCGTGCTGTTCCACCACGACGCCGCGCAGGCCAACATGGAGCTGGGGATCTGGATGACGACGGGCGCCGAGGGACGGGGCGTGGCCGCCGCGGTCTGCCGCGCCCTGCTGCGCCTGGCCCGCGACGAGCTCGGGGCGCGGCGCCTGGAGTGGCGGTCGGCGACGGCCAACGTCCGCTCGCGGCGCCTGGCGCAGCGGCTGGGCTTCACGCACGAGGGGACGCTGCGCTCGAGCTACGTGCTGCGCGGCGAGCGGCTGGACGTCGACGTTCTGTCGCTCGTGGGCACCGAGATCGACGCGGCCGCCGGCGTCACGGCACCCACTGGTCCAGCGCGGGCGTGA
- a CDS encoding NAD(P)/FAD-dependent oxidoreductase, with translation MRVVVLGGGFGGLELTARLSAEFGDAVDIVLIDQHDAFVFGFSKLDVMFGRTEPPWVRHRYDEIAKPGVRFVQATVRSIDPAARRVETDAGPFEGDVLVVGLGADLDIAATPGLAEAGHEFYTVDGAFSARDVLAGFEGGDVLIGVLSTPYKCPPAPSETALLLHDQLVRRGLRGRSTISLVVDFPRPIPPSPEASDVLLAAFEERGIAWHPRREVCALDPARGVATLRDGAEMPFDLFLGVPVHRAPAVVVESGLTENGWIPVDPLTLETAFPGVYAVGDVAAVGTPRAGTFAEGHAAVVADRLAARIRGDEPSAEYAGRGVCYIEFGDDRIATVDITFFGDRRTGELRGPSAEYVAHKAEFGSSRIRRWFDREWTAT, from the coding sequence ATGAGAGTCGTCGTGCTCGGGGGCGGGTTCGGAGGGCTGGAGCTGACGGCCAGGCTGTCGGCGGAGTTCGGCGACGCCGTCGACATCGTCCTCATCGACCAGCACGACGCGTTCGTGTTCGGCTTCTCCAAGCTGGACGTCATGTTCGGCCGCACCGAGCCCCCGTGGGTGCGCCACCGCTACGACGAGATCGCCAAGCCGGGGGTGCGGTTCGTCCAGGCCACGGTGCGCTCCATCGACCCGGCGGCCCGGCGCGTGGAGACCGACGCGGGCCCGTTCGAGGGCGACGTCCTGGTGGTCGGGCTCGGCGCCGATCTCGACATCGCCGCGACGCCCGGGCTGGCCGAGGCGGGCCACGAGTTCTACACCGTGGACGGCGCGTTCTCCGCGCGCGACGTGCTCGCGGGCTTCGAGGGCGGCGACGTGCTCATCGGGGTCCTCTCGACGCCGTACAAGTGCCCGCCCGCCCCGAGCGAGACGGCGCTGCTGCTGCACGACCAGCTCGTGCGGCGGGGGCTGCGCGGGCGCAGCACGATCTCGCTCGTCGTCGACTTCCCGCGCCCCATCCCGCCGTCTCCGGAGGCCTCCGACGTGCTCCTGGCGGCGTTCGAGGAGCGCGGCATCGCCTGGCACCCCCGGCGCGAGGTCTGCGCGCTGGACCCGGCGCGCGGCGTGGCGACGCTGCGCGACGGCGCCGAGATGCCGTTCGACCTCTTCCTCGGCGTGCCGGTGCACCGGGCGCCGGCGGTCGTCGTCGAGTCGGGACTGACCGAGAACGGCTGGATCCCCGTCGACCCCCTGACGCTCGAGACCGCGTTCCCCGGGGTGTACGCGGTCGGGGACGTCGCGGCGGTCGGGACGCCACGGGCCGGGACGTTCGCCGAGGGCCATGCGGCGGTCGTGGCCGATCGCCTCGCCGCACGGATCCGGGGCGACGAGCCGTCGGCCGAGTACGCCGGGCGCGGCGTCTGCTACATCGAGTTCGGCGACGACCGGATCGCCACCGTGGACATCACGTTCTTCGGCGACCGGCGCACGGGCGAGCTGCGCGGGCCGTCGGCGGAGTACGTCGCGCACAAGGCCGAGTTCGGCTCGAGCCGGATCAGGCGCTGGTTCGACCGCGAGTGGACCGCGACGTGA
- a CDS encoding class I adenylate-forming enzyme family protein, which produces MGRLDSVGRPMAECDVRVVDDDGRPLPAGAEGEIAILTPSRMLGYFDNPEATRRTIDDDGWLRTGDVGRIDEDGFLHVLDRMNDVIIRGGFNVYPAEVEAALIAHPRVVDVAVVGAPHAVLGEGVVAFVVLGDGAGIDEDELVRFCRERVADYKCPREIRFVAELPRNAMGKVLRRTLREELVGEAA; this is translated from the coding sequence ATGGGCCGGCTGGACTCGGTCGGGCGGCCGATGGCCGAGTGCGACGTGCGCGTCGTCGACGACGACGGGCGCCCGCTGCCGGCCGGCGCCGAGGGCGAGATCGCGATCCTCACGCCGTCCCGGATGCTCGGCTACTTCGACAACCCCGAGGCCACGCGCCGCACGATCGACGACGACGGCTGGCTGCGCACCGGGGACGTCGGGCGCATCGACGAGGACGGCTTCCTGCACGTGCTGGACCGGATGAACGACGTGATCATCCGGGGCGGCTTCAACGTCTACCCGGCCGAGGTCGAGGCGGCGCTCATCGCGCACCCGCGCGTGGTCGACGTCGCCGTCGTCGGAGCGCCCCACGCCGTGCTCGGCGAGGGCGTCGTGGCGTTCGTGGTCCTCGGTGACGGCGCCGGGATCGACGAGGACGAGCTGGTCCGCTTCTGCCGTGAGCGCGTCGCCGACTACAAGTGCCCGCGCGAGATCCGCTTCGTCGCCGAGCTGCCGCGCAACGCCATGGGCAAGGTGCTGCGCCGGACGCTGCGCGAGGAGCTCGTCGGCGAGGCGGCCTGA
- a CDS encoding glyoxalase/bleomycin resistance/dioxygenase family protein, which produces MLGLRPDDHAEYEVWAGETCLGIWEPARVGMRFVAQKGNPLPLGVEDVAAARAALEARGVTFFGETMDTGVCHMAFFADTEGNDLMLHHRYAPYA; this is translated from the coding sequence GTGCTCGGCCTGCGGCCCGACGACCACGCCGAGTACGAGGTCTGGGCGGGGGAGACCTGCCTGGGCATCTGGGAGCCGGCCAGGGTCGGCATGCGGTTCGTCGCGCAGAAGGGCAACCCGCTGCCGCTCGGCGTCGAGGACGTCGCCGCGGCCCGGGCCGCCCTGGAGGCCCGGGGCGTGACGTTCTTCGGCGAGACGATGGACACCGGCGTGTGCCACATGGCGTTCTTCGCCGACACGGAGGGCAACGACCTCATGTTGCACCACCGCTACGCGCCCTACGCCTGA
- a CDS encoding ArsR/SmtB family transcription factor: protein MAAYPSLDDAFRALADPSRRLLLDRLNARGGQTLGELCSCLDMARQSVSKHLAVLEAANLVTTVRRGREKLHYLNAAPIEEIAGRWISQYDRGPVRALADLKTTLEDSTMARPSFVYTTFIRTTPERLWQGLTDPAFTRRYWNIAFETDWRAGSPMTWQQRDVSIADDAQRVIESDPYTRLSYTWHSFTPEWAQTVDIEEERRARLASERRSKVTFEIEAVDDEQVRLTVVHDDLEPGGLLGDLISGGWPRVVANLKTLLETGEPLPEMRVAASSA from the coding sequence ATGGCTGCATATCCTTCCCTCGACGACGCGTTCCGCGCGCTGGCCGACCCGAGCCGGCGCCTGCTGCTCGACCGCCTGAACGCCCGCGGCGGCCAGACCCTGGGCGAGCTGTGCTCGTGCCTGGACATGGCCCGGCAGTCGGTGAGCAAGCACCTCGCGGTGCTGGAGGCGGCCAACCTCGTCACGACCGTCCGCCGCGGACGGGAGAAGCTGCACTACCTCAACGCGGCGCCCATCGAGGAGATCGCCGGGCGCTGGATCAGCCAGTACGACCGCGGCCCGGTCCGCGCGCTCGCCGACCTCAAGACCACCCTGGAGGACAGCACCATGGCCAGGCCATCGTTCGTCTACACGACGTTCATCCGCACCACCCCCGAGCGCCTCTGGCAGGGGCTCACCGATCCGGCGTTCACGCGGCGTTACTGGAACATCGCCTTCGAGACCGACTGGAGGGCAGGCTCGCCGATGACCTGGCAGCAGCGCGACGTCAGCATCGCCGACGACGCGCAGCGCGTGATCGAGTCCGACCCCTACACCCGCCTCTCCTACACCTGGCACAGCTTCACGCCGGAGTGGGCGCAGACCGTCGACATCGAGGAGGAGCGGCGCGCGCGCCTGGCCTCCGAGCGGCGCTCGAAGGTCACCTTCGAGATCGAGGCCGTCGACGACGAGCAGGTCCGGCTCACCGTCGTCCACGACGACCTCGAGCCCGGCGGCCTGCTCGGCGACCTGATCTCCGGCGGCTGGCCGCGCGTGGTCGCCAACCTCAAGACGCTGCTGGAGACCGGCGAGCCGCTCCCCGAGATGCGGGTCGCGGCGAGCTCCGCCTAG
- a CDS encoding nuclear transport factor 2 family protein, with the protein MDQLQRLCNIEEIGRVKHRYFRLMDEKRWDEWGDVFTEDCHFTVGAGDGPVETTIDGRENIVAFWRDALKDGLSLHHGHMPDITFPTESTAHALWTYEYYGELGPGNMVRIYGIYDDDFEQAPDGAWRIRRLHINRLRLDEVPS; encoded by the coding sequence GTGGACCAGCTGCAGCGGCTCTGCAACATCGAGGAGATCGGTCGCGTCAAGCACCGCTACTTCCGGCTCATGGACGAGAAGCGCTGGGACGAGTGGGGCGACGTGTTCACCGAGGACTGCCACTTCACCGTCGGGGCCGGCGACGGTCCGGTCGAGACGACCATCGACGGCCGCGAGAACATCGTCGCCTTCTGGCGCGACGCGCTGAAGGACGGGCTGAGCCTGCACCACGGGCACATGCCGGACATCACGTTCCCGACCGAGTCCACCGCCCACGCCCTGTGGACCTACGAGTACTACGGCGAGCTGGGGCCCGGCAACATGGTCCGGATCTACGGGATCTACGACGACGACTTCGAGCAGGCGCCCGACGGGGCGTGGCGCATCAGGCGCCTGCACATCAACCGGCTGCGGCTGGACGAGGTCCCCTCCTAG
- a CDS encoding hydantoinase B/oxoprolinase family protein, with the protein MTTADAALPAVREPGFWDGVAHAYIPAGDLRVPAAVPTCDAAADDVDPVTREVVRYALMNANLDHSALIQRLCVSPVTMLTRDYQTSILTEVGDLVFLGPNLQYFSNSHALAIKWTLEHRAEAVGIADGDMFLSNDPWVGAPHQPDTALLTPVFVDGGLFCWVANTLHYSDVGGSTPGSFCIDAADTWSEPASWPPIKIAESGRLRDDVIGAFARQSRLPSALHMDLRAAVAGSETTRARILALVDRYGAGVLKTVMRDTMDAAEALFVQRLSSVPDGTWSHRGFAEGAVPGDHEVYAYQLNLHKRGDRLIVDNRGTDPQTGSINITYAALSGAVLAAITQSMTADLSGAYGGVYRRVEFRPEPGLLNCADHPAAVSPSGMLTTELTLNIAITVVAKMLSCGDEAARALVVGPSLPHFYGTIQGGADLTGAPFIFPNTDGMMGALGGMPTRDGVDAGGHFWIPEGIGNNVEDVEAQFPLLILHRRLLPGGADGAGRRRGGLGFVEATTPWREAVYQMAISMNESFAKGMGLVGANPGSRAATTVKLKTDVFDRMAGSEVGTRLADLEGDTHPLDSKPPAFLMASGDVVEWVSPTAAGWGDPIRRDPQAVLDDHRAGLVTAQDAGRVYGVVLEDDGAAVDVAATERARTAVRRRRLGGEEPRDEVAAPAAAMRVGDLLHVVDGRWWCNGADLGAAGENWKARARVIEGPARAFAAEFEVSDPVDVAMADRMVLREYVCPVTGLRIDMELARRGEPPLQDVRLD; encoded by the coding sequence ATGACGACCGCCGATGCCGCGCTGCCCGCCGTCCGCGAGCCCGGGTTCTGGGACGGGGTCGCCCACGCCTACATCCCCGCCGGCGACCTGCGCGTGCCGGCGGCGGTCCCGACGTGCGATGCGGCCGCCGACGACGTCGACCCCGTCACCCGCGAGGTCGTCCGCTACGCGTTGATGAACGCCAACCTGGACCACTCGGCGCTCATCCAGCGGCTCTGCGTCTCGCCGGTCACCATGCTCACCCGGGACTACCAGACGTCGATCCTCACCGAGGTCGGCGACCTCGTGTTCCTGGGCCCCAACCTCCAGTACTTCTCCAACAGCCACGCGCTGGCGATCAAGTGGACGCTCGAGCACCGGGCGGAGGCCGTCGGCATCGCCGACGGCGACATGTTCCTCAGCAACGACCCCTGGGTCGGAGCGCCCCACCAGCCCGATACCGCGCTGCTGACGCCGGTGTTCGTCGACGGCGGGCTGTTCTGCTGGGTGGCCAACACCCTGCACTACTCCGACGTCGGCGGCTCCACCCCGGGCTCGTTCTGCATCGACGCCGCCGACACGTGGTCGGAGCCCGCGAGCTGGCCGCCCATCAAGATCGCCGAGAGCGGGCGGCTGCGCGACGACGTCATCGGCGCGTTCGCCCGCCAGAGCCGGCTGCCCTCCGCGCTGCACATGGACCTGCGTGCCGCGGTGGCCGGCAGCGAGACGACGCGCGCGCGGATCCTGGCCCTGGTGGACCGCTACGGCGCCGGCGTGCTCAAGACGGTCATGCGCGACACGATGGACGCCGCCGAGGCGCTCTTCGTGCAGCGGCTGAGCAGCGTCCCCGACGGGACCTGGAGCCACCGCGGGTTCGCCGAGGGCGCGGTGCCCGGCGATCACGAGGTGTACGCCTACCAGCTCAACCTCCACAAGCGCGGCGACCGGCTCATCGTCGACAACCGGGGCACCGATCCGCAGACGGGGTCGATCAACATCACCTACGCCGCCCTCTCCGGCGCGGTGCTCGCGGCGATCACCCAGAGCATGACGGCCGACCTGTCGGGCGCCTACGGCGGCGTCTACCGCCGGGTCGAGTTCCGCCCCGAGCCGGGCCTGCTGAACTGCGCCGACCACCCGGCGGCCGTGAGCCCGTCGGGCATGCTCACCACCGAGCTGACGCTGAACATCGCGATCACCGTCGTCGCCAAGATGCTCAGCTGCGGCGACGAGGCGGCCCGCGCGCTCGTCGTGGGGCCGAGCCTGCCGCACTTCTACGGGACGATCCAGGGCGGCGCCGACCTGACGGGCGCGCCGTTCATCTTCCCCAACACCGACGGGATGATGGGCGCGCTGGGCGGCATGCCCACCCGTGACGGCGTCGACGCCGGCGGCCATTTCTGGATCCCGGAGGGCATCGGCAACAACGTCGAGGACGTCGAGGCGCAGTTCCCGCTGCTCATCCTGCACCGCCGCCTGCTGCCCGGCGGCGCCGACGGCGCGGGCCGCCGCCGCGGCGGCCTGGGCTTCGTGGAGGCCACGACGCCTTGGCGCGAGGCCGTCTATCAGATGGCGATCTCCATGAACGAGTCCTTCGCCAAGGGGATGGGGCTCGTCGGGGCCAACCCCGGCAGCCGCGCCGCCACGACCGTCAAGCTGAAGACCGACGTCTTCGACCGCATGGCCGGCTCGGAGGTCGGCACGCGGCTGGCCGACCTGGAGGGCGACACGCACCCGCTCGACAGCAAGCCGCCCGCGTTCCTCATGGCCTCCGGGGACGTCGTGGAGTGGGTGTCGCCGACGGCCGCGGGATGGGGCGACCCGATCCGGCGCGATCCGCAGGCCGTGCTCGACGACCACCGCGCCGGGCTCGTGACCGCGCAGGACGCCGGGCGGGTCTACGGCGTCGTGCTCGAGGACGACGGTGCCGCGGTCGACGTCGCGGCGACCGAGCGCGCGCGGACGGCGGTGCGCCGCCGGCGCCTCGGCGGCGAGGAGCCCCGGGACGAGGTGGCCGCGCCGGCCGCGGCGATGCGCGTCGGCGACCTCCTGCACGTCGTCGACGGCCGCTGGTGGTGCAACGGCGCCGACCTCGGGGCCGCCGGCGAGAACTGGAAGGCGCGCGCGCGCGTCATCGAGGGGCCCGCGCGGGCGTTCGCGGCGGAGTTCGAGGTGTCCGACCCCGTCGACGTGGCGATGGCCGATCGCATGGTCCTGCGCGAGTACGTCTGCCCCGTGACGGGGCTGCGGATCGACATGGAGCTCGCGCGCCGCGGCGAGCCGCCGCTGCAGGACGTGCGGCTCGACTGA
- a CDS encoding hydantoinase/oxoprolinase family protein — MEAIAIALLWAFRHPVHEQRLAELVAEEAPGVFVTLSSEAAPRQGEYERTVATVINAYVGPASSAYLDELADAMGERGLPRAPMIMQGNGGVMPVDVARRLPVTTIGSGPAGGLAGAAAIATASGHPNVIATDMGGTSFEVGLIVDGRPLLTGQEILDQYTFHMPRLDVRSIACGGGSIAAVDPHGGGLRVGPESAGSDPGPACYGRGAQPTVTDADIVLGLLDPDAFLGGRMTLDRGAAERAVAGLAEQLGLSVDEAAAGILRVNAFQAGTLIRQRTIEQGLDPRDFVVYAFGGAGPLHAFAFAEELGVGEVVVPLGNGASTLSAYGIAASDLVRTFEQECRIRTPLDPDALSAVLGDVSARARAALQDSGHDPDTAEYHGTALMRYAEQFVQELPIELPERIDAAACAEVMARFDEEYGRLFGAGARAVFQAAEVFTVRLTTRIPLGFTPSPAAGPAAPEAAPASRTRDVYWPAEGRRVATAIVAGAALPAGEAIHGPAVIELPHTAVAVARGQRVTRDALGSFVLTIADHDPGAHR, encoded by the coding sequence GTGGAGGCCATCGCGATCGCGCTGCTGTGGGCGTTCCGCCACCCGGTGCACGAGCAGCGCCTGGCCGAGCTGGTCGCCGAGGAGGCGCCCGGCGTGTTCGTCACGCTCTCCAGCGAGGCGGCGCCGCGCCAGGGCGAGTACGAGCGGACGGTGGCGACGGTCATCAACGCCTACGTCGGGCCCGCGTCCAGCGCCTACCTCGACGAGCTCGCCGACGCGATGGGCGAACGCGGCCTGCCCCGCGCGCCGATGATCATGCAGGGCAACGGGGGCGTGATGCCCGTCGACGTCGCGCGCCGCCTGCCGGTGACCACGATCGGCTCGGGCCCGGCGGGCGGGCTGGCCGGCGCCGCCGCGATCGCCACGGCCTCCGGCCATCCCAACGTCATCGCCACCGACATGGGCGGCACGTCGTTCGAGGTCGGCCTCATCGTCGACGGCCGGCCGCTGCTGACCGGTCAGGAGATCCTCGACCAGTACACCTTCCACATGCCGCGCCTGGACGTGCGCTCGATCGCCTGCGGCGGCGGCTCGATCGCCGCCGTCGACCCGCACGGCGGCGGCCTGCGCGTGGGGCCCGAGTCGGCCGGGTCGGACCCGGGGCCCGCGTGCTACGGCCGCGGCGCGCAGCCCACGGTCACCGACGCCGACATCGTCCTGGGCCTCCTGGACCCCGACGCGTTCCTCGGCGGCCGCATGACCCTGGACCGCGGCGCCGCCGAGCGGGCGGTGGCGGGCCTGGCCGAGCAGCTCGGGCTCTCCGTCGACGAGGCGGCCGCCGGGATCCTGCGCGTCAACGCGTTCCAGGCCGGGACGCTCATCCGCCAGCGCACGATCGAGCAGGGCCTGGACCCGCGCGACTTCGTCGTGTACGCGTTCGGCGGCGCGGGCCCGCTGCATGCGTTCGCGTTCGCCGAGGAGCTCGGCGTCGGCGAGGTGGTCGTCCCGCTGGGCAACGGCGCGTCGACGCTGTCGGCCTACGGCATCGCCGCCAGCGATCTCGTCCGCACCTTCGAGCAGGAGTGCCGCATCCGCACGCCGCTGGACCCCGACGCACTCTCGGCGGTGCTCGGCGACGTGTCGGCACGAGCGCGGGCGGCGCTGCAGGACTCCGGCCACGACCCCGACACGGCCGAGTACCACGGCACCGCGCTCATGCGCTACGCCGAGCAGTTCGTCCAGGAGCTGCCGATCGAGCTGCCCGAACGGATCGACGCCGCGGCCTGCGCGGAGGTCATGGCGCGCTTCGACGAGGAGTACGGGCGCCTGTTCGGGGCCGGGGCGCGCGCCGTGTTCCAGGCGGCGGAGGTGTTCACCGTGCGCCTGACGACCCGGATCCCGCTCGGGTTCACCCCGTCGCCCGCGGCCGGGCCCGCGGCGCCCGAGGCCGCGCCGGCATCCCGGACGCGCGACGTCTACTGGCCCGCGGAGGGGCGCCGGGTGGCGACCGCGATCGTCGCCGGCGCGGCGCTGCCGGCCGGTGAGGCGATTCACGGGCCCGCCGTCATCGAGCTGCCCCACACCGCGGTCGCCGTCGCCCGCGGGCAGCGCGTCACGCGCGACGCGCTGGGCAGCTTCGTCCTGACCATCGCCGACCACGACCCGGGAGCCCACCGATGA